In Sphingomonas sp. LR60, the following are encoded in one genomic region:
- a CDS encoding catalase family protein — protein MPAPIRYTADIEQQQPDEATTIAQLNEQFDIVLDTTAEDYGHAVRAVHAKAHAILEGTLTIDADLPPELAQGLFATPGEHKVLMRFSTNPGDILDDAISLPRGLAIKILDVDGERLPGAEGRSQDFIMVNATAFQAKTAAKFLGSLKLLARTTDKAEGGKKALSAVLRGVSSALGAVGIESATINTLGGAPNVDPVGETYYSTTPFRYGDHIAKFSLRPVAPGLTERTGAIIDTAGDRDAIRHTVRDELRSIAGEWEFRVQLARDLARQPVEDATVEWDEQEAPFVRVATLRTAAQDSWDDARVEQVNDHLRFSVWTGLSAHQPLGNINRARRDIYRHSADYRQHVNRCPIHEPE, from the coding sequence ATGCCCGCCCCCATCCGTTACACCGCCGACATCGAGCAGCAGCAGCCCGACGAGGCGACGACGATCGCCCAGCTTAACGAACAGTTCGACATCGTCCTCGACACCACCGCCGAGGATTACGGCCACGCCGTCCGCGCCGTCCATGCCAAGGCGCATGCGATCCTCGAAGGCACGCTGACCATCGACGCCGATCTTCCGCCCGAGCTGGCGCAGGGCCTGTTCGCCACGCCGGGCGAGCACAAGGTGCTGATGCGCTTTTCCACCAATCCCGGCGACATCCTCGACGACGCGATCTCGCTGCCACGCGGCCTCGCGATCAAGATCCTCGACGTCGACGGCGAGCGGTTGCCGGGCGCCGAGGGCCGGTCGCAGGACTTCATCATGGTCAATGCCACCGCCTTCCAGGCGAAGACCGCCGCCAAATTCCTCGGCAGCCTCAAGCTGCTGGCGCGCACCACCGACAAGGCGGAGGGCGGCAAGAAGGCGCTTTCCGCGGTGCTGCGCGGTGTCAGCAGCGCGCTCGGCGCGGTCGGGATCGAGAGCGCGACGATCAACACGCTCGGCGGTGCACCAAACGTCGATCCGGTCGGCGAGACCTACTACAGCACCACCCCGTTTCGCTACGGCGACCATATCGCCAAGTTCAGCCTCCGGCCCGTCGCCCCCGGCCTCACGGAGCGCACCGGCGCGATCATCGACACGGCGGGCGACCGCGACGCGATCCGCCACACCGTCCGCGACGAGCTACGATCGATCGCCGGCGAATGGGAGTTCCGCGTCCAGCTCGCCCGCGACCTCGCGCGCCAGCCGGTCGAGGACGCGACCGTCGAGTGGGACGAGCAGGAAGCCCCCTTCGTCCGCGTCGCCACGCTCCGCACCGCCGCGCAGGACAGCTGGGATGATGCCCGCGTCGAACAGGTCAACGACCATTTGCGCTTCAGCGTGTGGACCGGCCTCTCCGCACACCAGCCGCTCGGCAACATCAACCGTGCGCGCCGCGACATCTATCGCCACTCCGCCGACTACCGCCAGCACGTCAACCGCTGCCCGATCCACGAACCGGAATGA
- a CDS encoding acyl-CoA dehydrogenase family protein: MSDLDTFREETRAWLEANCPPEMRAPIVSEKDVVWGGRDQSRLTAPQKTWLDRMAARGWTVPDWPKKYGGGGLSAAETKLLREEMARIKARSPLNSFGISMLGPALLKYGTEAQKLEHLPKIARGEIRWCQGYSEPNAGSDLASLATSAEDAGDHFIVNGQKVWTSYADQADWIFCLVRTDKTTKQGGISFVLFDMASPGVSTKPILLISGYSPFCETFFDDVKVPKANLVGDLNKGWDVAKYLLGHEREMISGMGLSGGGDALVEGALATVGVDAEGRLADPLLRAQIALYEVRALAFAAQSERFIDELKAGQAHPAQPSMMKYYGTELNKARHELSMAAGGSDAVEWESERSGGGRAARAWLRTKANSIEGGTSEIQLNIVAKRILELPG, translated from the coding sequence GTGAGCGATCTCGACACCTTCCGCGAAGAGACGCGCGCGTGGCTGGAGGCGAATTGTCCGCCCGAAATGCGCGCGCCGATCGTCTCCGAGAAGGACGTGGTGTGGGGCGGGCGCGATCAGTCGCGGCTGACCGCGCCGCAGAAGACATGGCTCGACCGGATGGCGGCGCGCGGCTGGACCGTCCCCGACTGGCCCAAGAAATATGGCGGTGGCGGGCTGAGCGCGGCGGAAACCAAATTGCTGCGCGAGGAAATGGCGCGGATCAAGGCGCGTAGCCCGCTCAACAGCTTCGGCATTTCGATGCTCGGGCCGGCGCTGCTGAAATATGGGACCGAGGCGCAGAAGCTGGAGCATCTGCCCAAGATCGCGCGCGGCGAGATCCGCTGGTGCCAGGGCTATTCGGAGCCCAATGCCGGATCGGACCTCGCGAGCCTGGCGACCAGCGCCGAGGATGCCGGCGATCATTTCATCGTCAACGGTCAGAAGGTGTGGACCAGCTATGCCGATCAGGCCGACTGGATTTTCTGCCTGGTCCGCACCGACAAGACGACCAAGCAGGGCGGGATCAGCTTCGTGCTGTTCGACATGGCCTCGCCCGGCGTGTCGACCAAGCCGATCCTTCTCATCAGCGGCTATTCGCCGTTTTGCGAGACCTTCTTCGACGATGTGAAGGTGCCCAAGGCCAATCTGGTCGGCGATCTCAACAAGGGCTGGGACGTCGCCAAATACCTGCTCGGGCATGAGCGCGAGATGATCTCGGGCATGGGCCTGTCGGGCGGCGGCGACGCGCTGGTCGAGGGGGCGCTGGCGACGGTCGGAGTGGATGCCGAGGGACGGCTGGCCGATCCGCTGCTGCGCGCGCAGATCGCGCTGTACGAGGTCCGCGCGCTGGCGTTCGCGGCGCAGAGCGAGCGGTTCATCGACGAGCTGAAGGCGGGACAGGCGCACCCCGCGCAGCCGAGCATGATGAAATATTACGGTACCGAGCTGAACAAGGCGCGGCACGAACTGTCGATGGCGGCGGGCGGGTCGGACGCGGTCGAATGGGAAAGCGAGCGTTCGGGCGGCGGGCGCGCGGCGCGGGCGTGGCTGCGGACCAAGGCCAATTCGATCGAGGGCGGGACGAGCGAGATCCAGCTCAACATCGTGGCGAAGCGGATACTGGAATTGCCGGGGTGA
- a CDS encoding SDR family NAD(P)-dependent oxidoreductase: MMRFAGKSIVVTGAGSGIGRAAALLFATEGGQVVVADVTDRAEETAQSIVAAGGVAAAIRMDAGDEGDVARTVALAVDRFGGLDVMFANAGISGGMANIFDTDVALFAEVLRVNLIGPWLAVKHAAPSIAARGGGAIVLTASVAGLRSGAGSPAYSASKAGVINLATTAAQQLSGSGVRVNALCPGLTETGMTQPTFDYARDAGKMDRIGRLNPLRRGAQPEELARVALFLASDDASYVNGQALAADGGLSSSHPVTRQDYGKTAV, encoded by the coding sequence ATGATGCGCTTCGCGGGCAAGTCGATCGTCGTCACCGGCGCCGGCTCGGGGATCGGCCGCGCGGCGGCGTTGCTGTTCGCGACAGAGGGCGGGCAGGTGGTCGTCGCCGACGTCACCGATCGCGCGGAGGAGACGGCACAGTCGATCGTCGCCGCGGGTGGCGTCGCGGCAGCGATCCGCATGGATGCTGGCGACGAGGGCGATGTCGCACGCACCGTCGCGCTTGCCGTCGATCGCTTCGGCGGCCTCGACGTGATGTTCGCCAATGCCGGCATCTCGGGCGGGATGGCGAACATCTTCGACACCGATGTCGCGCTGTTCGCGGAAGTGTTGCGTGTCAATCTGATCGGCCCGTGGCTGGCGGTGAAGCACGCCGCACCATCGATCGCCGCGCGCGGCGGCGGCGCGATCGTGCTGACCGCCAGCGTCGCCGGGCTGCGCTCGGGTGCGGGCTCGCCTGCGTATTCGGCGTCCAAGGCGGGGGTCATCAATCTCGCGACGACCGCCGCGCAGCAATTGTCCGGCTCGGGCGTCCGCGTGAACGCGCTGTGCCCCGGCCTGACGGAGACGGGGATGACGCAGCCGACCTTCGATTACGCGCGCGACGCCGGCAAGATGGACCGCATCGGTCGCCTCAATCCATTGCGCCGCGGAGCACAGCCCGAGGAACTGGCGCGCGTCGCGCTGTTCCTCGCCAGCGACGACGCCAGCTACGTCAACGGCCAGGCGCTCGCGGCGGATGGCGGCCTGTCGTCGAGTCACCCGGTAACGCGACAGGACTATGGCAAGACCGCGGTGTGA
- a CDS encoding acyl-CoA thioesterase — protein MSDVPSPAAPSPAELVADLFDLLDVEEIDTDLYRGRRSTGGVGRVFGGQVIAQALQAAQRSAGETDKVAHSLHAYFMRAGSEEHPIIYRVVRDFEGRSFATRRVIAMQRGTPILNMAASFQRPEEGLSHQDAMPDVPPPESLQDEQTLRAAVVDKIPPQLRAQLLRPRAIEYRPVTPRHWTEPTPAPPVHHYWFRAVAPVGDDPAMHRAVLAYASDMMLLGTCMLPHGVTWITPGMQTASLDHALWLHEPARTDDWLLYTMDSPWAGHGRGMNRGRIFTADGRLVASVAQEGLARMRR, from the coding sequence TTGAGCGACGTGCCTTCGCCTGCGGCGCCCTCTCCGGCCGAACTGGTCGCCGATCTGTTCGATCTGCTCGACGTCGAGGAGATCGACACCGATCTGTATCGCGGGCGGCGGTCGACCGGCGGGGTCGGGCGCGTGTTCGGCGGGCAGGTGATCGCGCAGGCGTTGCAGGCGGCGCAGCGCTCGGCGGGCGAGACCGACAAGGTCGCGCATTCGCTCCACGCCTATTTCATGCGCGCCGGGTCGGAGGAGCATCCGATCATCTACCGCGTGGTGCGCGATTTCGAGGGACGCAGTTTCGCGACGCGGCGCGTGATCGCGATGCAGCGGGGCACGCCGATCCTCAACATGGCCGCGTCGTTCCAGCGTCCCGAGGAAGGATTGTCGCATCAGGATGCGATGCCCGACGTGCCGCCGCCCGAGTCGTTGCAGGACGAACAGACGTTGCGCGCGGCGGTGGTCGACAAGATCCCGCCGCAGCTTCGCGCGCAATTGTTGCGGCCGCGCGCGATCGAATATCGCCCGGTGACGCCGCGGCACTGGACCGAGCCGACCCCTGCCCCGCCGGTGCATCATTACTGGTTCCGCGCGGTCGCACCCGTTGGCGACGATCCGGCGATGCACCGCGCGGTGCTCGCCTATGCCAGCGACATGATGCTGCTGGGGACGTGCATGTTGCCGCATGGCGTGACGTGGATCACGCCGGGGATGCAGACCGCCAGCCTCGACCACGCCTTGTGGCTGCACGAGCCGGCGCGGACCGATGACTGGCTGCTCTACACGATGGACAGTCCGTGGGCGGGACACGGCCGCGGCATGAACCGCGGGCGGATCTTCACCGCCGACGGGCGGCTGGTGGCGAGCGTCGCGCAGGAGGGGCTGGCGCGGATGCGGCGCTGA
- a CDS encoding acyl-CoA dehydrogenase family protein, translating into MPLFLNDEQTMLRDTARDFVGENAPVANLRRLRDSDDATGFDRALWKQFAEMGFTGILIGEDAGGLGLGHVEAGVVLEEIGRNLSPSPFLSTAVAAVAALDGTAQAERWFPGILSGETVAALAIDEGPKHRDGVTMRAERAGNGFRLSGAKQFVTHGHVADLLIVAARTAGSDADAEGVTLFAVPADAAGLTATPERLADSSIAARLTFEGVAVDGDAVIGEVDAGRAPLDRLLRAGRTGASAELLGVGGGAMDLTVGYLKQRKQFGALIGSFQALQHRAAHLYAELEVARAAVLKAQQLLDAEDAAADQAVSVAKAMTGLATTLSVQEGVQMHGGIGMTDEYDIGFFMKRARVLAEMFGDANFHADRVARGRGY; encoded by the coding sequence ATGCCGCTTTTCCTGAATGACGAACAGACGATGCTGCGCGACACCGCGCGCGACTTCGTGGGCGAGAATGCGCCCGTCGCGAACCTGCGGCGCTTGCGCGACAGCGACGATGCGACCGGGTTCGATCGCGCGTTGTGGAAGCAATTCGCGGAGATGGGGTTCACCGGCATCCTGATCGGCGAGGATGCCGGCGGGCTGGGGCTCGGGCATGTCGAGGCGGGCGTGGTGCTGGAGGAGATCGGGCGCAACCTGTCGCCTTCGCCGTTCCTCTCCACCGCGGTGGCGGCGGTGGCGGCGCTCGACGGCACCGCGCAGGCTGAGCGCTGGTTCCCCGGTATCCTGTCGGGTGAGACGGTCGCGGCGCTGGCGATCGACGAGGGGCCGAAGCATCGCGACGGCGTGACGATGCGCGCGGAGCGGGCCGGCAACGGTTTTCGGCTGAGCGGCGCCAAGCAGTTCGTCACGCATGGCCATGTCGCCGATCTGCTGATCGTCGCGGCGCGGACCGCCGGCAGCGATGCGGACGCCGAGGGCGTGACCTTGTTCGCGGTGCCGGCCGATGCCGCCGGCCTGACCGCGACGCCCGAACGGCTTGCCGACAGCAGCATCGCCGCGCGGCTGACCTTCGAGGGCGTCGCGGTCGACGGCGATGCGGTGATCGGCGAGGTGGACGCGGGGCGCGCGCCGCTCGACCGGCTGTTGCGGGCCGGGCGGACGGGGGCGTCGGCGGAGCTGCTCGGGGTCGGCGGCGGCGCGATGGACTTGACGGTCGGCTATTTGAAGCAGCGCAAGCAGTTCGGCGCGCTGATCGGCAGCTTCCAGGCGCTCCAGCACCGTGCCGCGCATCTCTATGCCGAGCTGGAGGTGGCACGCGCCGCGGTGTTGAAGGCGCAGCAATTGCTCGACGCCGAGGACGCCGCGGCGGATCAGGCGGTGTCGGTCGCCAAGGCGATGACGGGGCTTGCCACGACGCTGTCGGTGCAGGAAGGCGTTCAGATGCACGGCGGAATCGGCATGACCGACGAATATGACATCGGCTTCTTCATGAAGCGCGCGCGGGTGCTCGCCGAAATGTTCGGCGATGCGAACTTCCACGCCGATCGCGTGGCGCGCGGGCGCGGCTATTGA